Proteins from one Haliscomenobacter hydrossis DSM 1100 genomic window:
- a CDS encoding caspase family protein, translated as MLIKRNPHQPKSYLLLIGIGAYQNFTPLEYPVSDCEEFLEVLNKHYGFTLVSAPLFNEEANWQNINSELNRLSDKDEDGDIVSADDDLIIYFSGHGHFDQKLEEGFWVPVEGAKPHTDNAQSLFSIDRLKRLLKNVKARHILIIVDACFGQSFTFTNIEVPKEIQLLKYERIEEKPSRWVMTSGRLETVPDQSLFAEALRNILSQNAEASLSVKTLDTLVRQQVENKVQGKWVPDCQLVVDEALRGGELFFHRLSPIPATDRAPQPGISTATLPQRMWQGSQAYLERLKVGRFKYLRIEKLLLTETNLPDFVDTQVKVQEQISPLQKAVQSLWGQAQPHAVVLGEGGMGKTVSLLRLWEDWLESQAAAVPVFIALNEYNALPAAERADFVLRSIARNCGLVESLTDEWKNALWDILRHPHPAGSPSILLLLDGFNEVTAERTPLLVELNRLAQEAQGIQMVITSRYVEIRNFQWAQQSEILELQALPTDKIAGYLRDLALTQPKDQAMFQLLGNPMMLTIYAGSSQIAQRYASDSRFRFLPAQSVGELLWNFTEAQMVKHYEDNAHDPDEQIWHRFLLRCLLPYLAYCMEEQGDFFLAYRRRSNPDFNFQILLDEAFVELNREELMDIFPDFAGKRAFLGLGELSDMDAHEQRARLVREYLVEKLTLLVLEKDELRFLHQNFRDFFAACHLLNMADMGIAAPYWTTRALPVYLRRMLAQIEGEHHYDPQKVWADAPMPVFQAQNRLTLLLNQCRGTFHDETTQTTVMNLVRTLADERQTLVGADLRDLDLQKFCFNGIPLSAQRHYQHLPMRLENVLLKGKLLFSQGHNNGVTSVCYSPDGKKILSGSHDRMIKEWSVGSGECLQTLQGHSDEVQSVCYSPDGKKILSGSDDRTVKEWSVESGQCLQTLQGHSDEVQSVCYSPDGKKILSGSRDDSVKEWSVESGECLQTLRGHSHWVKSVCYSPSGKKILSGSFDKTVKEWSVGSGECLQTLQVKYEVISVCYSPDGKKILSGSSGSTVKEWSVESGECLQTLETLPGKSQDYKVSYSPDGKKILSGSLDDTVKEWSAESGECLQTLQGHSGAVRSVCYSPDGKKILSGSWDRTVKEWSVGSGECLQTLQGNDNCVHSVCYSPDGKKILSGSWDRTIKEWSVKSEECLQILQGHSDRVNSVFYSLDGKKILSGSDDKSVKEWSVSSGECLQTLQGHDGNVYSVCYSPDGKKILSGSWGGIVKEWLVASGECLQTLHLQNSGMVYSVSYSPDGKRILSGPGQAVVEWSAASGECLQIRRGHSHLVTSVCYSPDGKKILSGSHDNSVREWSMESKECLQILRGHSSSVSSVCYSSDGKKILSGSWDETVKEWSVESGECLQTLRGHSHRVTSVCYSPDGKKILSGSEDRTVKEWSVESGKSLQTRHNEVGLIIQGCDFSRCHPDSVFTKEEKKRLRQYGAIFDEKDRETWEAATAEARSGLENDKK; from the coding sequence ATGCTTATTAAACGCAATCCTCACCAACCCAAATCCTACTTACTACTCATAGGTATCGGTGCATATCAAAACTTCACACCATTAGAATACCCCGTCAGCGACTGTGAGGAATTTTTGGAGGTATTGAACAAGCATTATGGCTTCACCCTTGTCTCCGCCCCCCTTTTCAATGAAGAAGCAAATTGGCAGAACATCAACAGCGAACTCAACCGTTTATCAGACAAAGACGAAGATGGCGACATAGTAAGCGCCGATGACGATCTCATCATCTACTTCTCCGGGCATGGACATTTCGACCAGAAACTGGAAGAAGGTTTTTGGGTTCCAGTTGAAGGGGCAAAGCCCCACACTGATAATGCACAATCATTGTTTTCAATAGACCGCTTAAAACGTTTGCTGAAAAACGTAAAAGCCCGGCACATTCTAATCATTGTGGACGCCTGCTTTGGGCAATCATTCACTTTTACCAATATAGAGGTGCCCAAAGAGATTCAATTGTTGAAATATGAACGCATTGAAGAAAAACCCTCTCGTTGGGTAATGACCTCGGGCCGTTTGGAAACCGTCCCGGATCAAAGCCTTTTCGCTGAAGCCTTGCGCAACATTTTAAGCCAGAATGCTGAAGCCAGCCTTTCGGTCAAAACCTTGGATACTTTAGTCCGACAACAGGTCGAAAACAAAGTTCAAGGGAAATGGGTACCCGATTGCCAACTCGTTGTTGATGAAGCGTTGCGAGGTGGTGAATTATTTTTCCACCGCCTGAGCCCTATCCCCGCCACCGACCGCGCCCCCCAACCGGGTATTTCTACCGCTACCCTACCCCAACGCATGTGGCAGGGTTCCCAAGCATACCTCGAACGCCTGAAAGTCGGGCGTTTCAAATACCTGCGCATCGAAAAACTGCTGCTGACGGAGACCAACTTGCCAGATTTTGTGGATACCCAGGTCAAAGTCCAGGAGCAGATATCACCCCTGCAAAAAGCCGTGCAATCGCTCTGGGGGCAGGCCCAACCCCACGCAGTAGTATTGGGCGAAGGCGGTATGGGCAAAACGGTATCCCTACTACGGCTCTGGGAAGATTGGCTCGAAAGCCAAGCTGCTGCTGTTCCGGTATTTATCGCCCTCAATGAATACAACGCGCTACCCGCAGCGGAACGCGCCGATTTTGTGCTGCGCAGCATCGCCCGCAACTGCGGCTTGGTGGAAAGCCTGACCGACGAATGGAAAAACGCGCTCTGGGACATCCTACGCCATCCCCACCCTGCTGGTTCTCCCTCTATCCTGCTGCTGCTCGATGGCTTCAATGAAGTGACTGCCGAGCGCACCCCCTTGCTCGTCGAACTCAACCGTCTGGCGCAAGAGGCCCAAGGCATCCAAATGGTCATTACCTCGCGCTACGTCGAGATCCGCAACTTCCAATGGGCGCAGCAATCCGAAATTTTGGAACTGCAAGCCCTCCCCACCGACAAGATAGCAGGCTATCTCCGCGACTTGGCTTTGACCCAGCCCAAGGACCAGGCCATGTTCCAACTATTGGGCAATCCTATGATGCTGACCATTTATGCCGGTTCCAGCCAAATTGCCCAACGCTACGCATCTGATAGCCGCTTTCGCTTTTTACCCGCTCAGTCAGTCGGTGAATTGCTTTGGAACTTCACAGAGGCTCAAATGGTCAAACACTACGAAGACAATGCTCATGATCCTGACGAGCAGATATGGCACCGTTTCCTGCTACGCTGTCTTTTGCCCTACCTTGCTTACTGCATGGAAGAACAGGGCGATTTTTTTCTTGCCTACCGTCGCCGGAGCAACCCCGATTTCAACTTTCAAATACTTTTAGATGAAGCCTTTGTAGAGCTCAACCGAGAGGAACTGATGGATATTTTTCCAGATTTTGCAGGCAAACGTGCTTTCCTTGGTTTAGGTGAGCTTTCTGATATGGATGCTCACGAACAACGCGCTCGCCTTGTACGTGAATATCTGGTAGAAAAACTCACCCTCTTGGTGCTGGAAAAAGACGAACTTCGCTTCCTGCACCAAAATTTCCGCGATTTTTTTGCGGCTTGCCACTTGCTGAATATGGCGGATATGGGCATCGCCGCACCCTACTGGACTACACGCGCCTTGCCTGTCTATCTGCGCCGGATGCTAGCACAAATCGAAGGCGAACACCACTACGACCCGCAAAAAGTGTGGGCAGACGCCCCTATGCCTGTCTTTCAAGCCCAAAACCGTCTCACTCTGCTGCTCAACCAATGCCGGGGAACCTTCCATGATGAAACAACCCAGACCACCGTGATGAATTTGGTCAGAACCCTCGCAGACGAACGGCAAACCCTTGTGGGGGCGGATTTGCGGGACTTGGATTTGCAAAAATTTTGTTTCAATGGCATCCCCTTATCCGCGCAGCGGCACTACCAGCACCTCCCTATGCGATTGGAAAATGTTTTATTGAAAGGGAAATTGCTTTTTTCGCAGGGGCATAACAACGGGGTCACAAGCGTGTGTTACAGCCCAGACGGAAAAAAGATTTTATCAGGGTCACATGATAGGATGATTAAAGAATGGTCAGTGGGCAGCGGCGAATGCCTGCAAACTCTGCAGGGACATTCCGACGAGGTCCAAAGTGTCTGTTACAGCCCAGATGGAAAAAAAATATTGTCGGGGTCAGATGACCGGACGGTGAAAGAATGGTCGGTGGAAAGCGGCCAATGCCTACAAACTCTGCAGGGACATTCCGACGAGGTCCAAAGTGTCTGTTATAGTCCAGATGGTAAAAAGATTTTATCGGGGTCAAGGGACGATTCAGTAAAAGAATGGTCGGTAGAAAGCGGCGAATGCCTACAAACCCTGCGAGGGCATTCCCATTGGGTCAAAAGCGTGTGTTACAGTCCCAGCGGAAAAAAGATATTGTCTGGATCTTTTGATAAGACGGTGAAAGAATGGTCGGTGGGTAGCGGCGAATGCCTGCAAACGTTGCAAGTAAAGTACGAGGTCATAAGCGTATGTTACAGCCCAGATGGTAAAAAGATTTTATCGGGGTCAAGTGGTAGTACAGTGAAAGAATGGTCGGTAGAAAGTGGAGAATGCTTGCAAACCCTGGAAACCCTGCCAGGGAAATCCCAGGATTATAAAGTGAGTTATAGCCCGGATGGAAAAAAGATATTGTCAGGGTCACTGGACGATACAGTAAAAGAATGGTCGGCGGAAAGCGGCGAATGCCTGCAAACTCTGCAGGGACATTCCGGCGCGGTCCGAAGTGTCTGTTACAGCCCCGACGGAAAAAAGATATTGTCGGGGTCATGGGACAGGACGGTGAAAGAATGGTCGGTGGGCAGTGGCGAATGCCTGCAAACGTTGCAAGGGAATGACAACTGTGTTCATAGCGTATGTTACAGCCCAGATGGTAAAAAGATTTTATCGGGGTCATGGGACAGGACGATTAAAGAATGGTCAGTGAAAAGTGAGGAATGCCTGCAAATCCTTCAAGGGCATTCGGATAGGGTGAATAGCGTGTTTTACAGCCTGGATGGTAAAAAAATATTGTCCGGGTCGGATGACAAGTCGGTAAAAGAATGGTCGGTGAGCAGCGGCGAATGCTTGCAAACGTTGCAAGGGCATGACGGCAATGTCTATAGCGTATGTTACAGCCCAGATGGTAAAAAGATTTTGTCGGGGTCATGGGGTGGAATTGTAAAAGAATGGTTGGTGGCTAGCGGAGAATGTCTGCAAACGCTGCATTTGCAGAATTCCGGGATGGTTTATAGCGTGAGTTACAGCCCAGATGGAAAAAGGATTTTGTCGGGACCAGGACAAGCGGTGGTAGAATGGTCAGCGGCTAGCGGGGAATGCTTACAAATCCGGAGAGGGCATTCTCATTTGGTCACAAGCGTGTGTTACAGCCCAGACGGAAAAAAGATTTTGTCGGGGTCACATGATAATTCGGTGAGAGAGTGGTCGATGGAGAGTAAGGAATGCCTACAAATCCTGCGAGGGCATTCATCTTCTGTCTCTAGTGTATGCTACAGCTCAGATGGAAAAAAGATTTTATCGGGGTCATGGGACGAAACAGTAAAAGAATGGTCGGTAGAAAGCGGCGAATGCCTACAAACCCTGCGAGGGCATTCCCATAGGGTCACAAGCGTGTGTTACAGCCCGGATGGAAAAAAAATCTTGTCGGGGTCAGAAGACCGGACGGTGAAAGAATGGTCGGTAGAAAGCGGGAAAAGCCTACAAACCAGACACAACGAGGTGGGTTTGATTATTCAGGGTTGCGATTTTAGCCGCTGCCATCCAGATTCGGTATTTACTAAAGAAGAAAAGAAGCGACTGAGGCAGTATGGAGCTATATTTGATGAAAAAGACCGTGAGACGTGGGAAGCGGCTACTGCGGAGGCACGTAGTGGACTGGAAAACGATAAAAAATGA
- a CDS encoding NACHT domain-containing protein encodes MLKNHYGFSETDLIVEPLFNKEATKSNIYDELYRLVSDIDEQGKTLISPDDNLIIYFAGHGHLDEKIKEGYWIPYDGPHPKKVQPSEFEEKTISVGKVVPILSSIKAHHIVLIVDACFPQTFARMTLNLPSNGDPNHPEEMPSRWVLTSGRLEPVPDKSPFAENLRDLLECNPNPKISIDVLGGQIKERVPKAWRDHLTDKTNAGGDFFFYRQSPTTRTDQAPQPGISTATLPERMRQGSQQYLERLKAGRFKYLRIEKLLLTETNLPDFVDTQVKVQEQVSPLQKAVQSLWGQAQPHAVVLGEGGMGKTVSLLRLWEDWLDTQAAAIPVFIALNEYNALHEADRSDFVLRSIARNCGLAESLTDEWKNALWDILRKPRPDSEPSILLLLDGFNEVSAERTPLLIELNRLAQEAKGIQMVITSRYVEIRNFQWAQQSEILELQALPTDKIEDYLNKLSLPLPKDEAMFQLLGNPMMLTIYAGSSQIAQHYASDSRFRFLPAQSVGELLWNFTEAQLVKNYEDNAHDPDEQIWHRFLLRCLLPYLAYRIEEQGDFFLAYRRRSNPDFNFQVLLDEAFVELNREELTDIFPEFAGKRALLGLGELPDLDAREQRARRVREYLVEKLTLLVLEKDELRFLHQNFRDFFAACHLLNMADMGIPAPYWTTRALPVYLRRMLGQIEGEHHYDPQKVLAATPMLGFQAQNRLALLLNQCRGTFHDEPTQTAVMNLVRTLADSRKTLAGVNLKVLDLQKIYFNGIPLSAQRQYNYLKVQLNDSLIKGNLLFAQGHSAEVSSICYSPDGKKILSGSFDKTVKEWSVESGECLQTLHGHSGFVNSVSYSPDGKKILSGSDDRMVKEWLVSSGECLQTLKEHDNSVSSVCYSVDGKKILSGSDDKTVKEWSVESGKCLQTLQGHGNRVISVIYSPDGKKILSGSVDRTVKEWLVSSGECLRTLQGHDSWVMSVCYSPDGKKILSGSGDKTVKEWLVDSGECLRTLQGHDNWVMSVCYSPDGKKILSGSRDKTIKEWSVLSMECLKTFKGHSEWVMSVSYSPNGKKILSGSADLTIKELMVASGECLNTLQKKVSFVISSCYSSDGNKIISTSMDDTLKEWSVSSGKCLQTLKGHSDWISSVCYSSDGKKILSGSDDCIVKEWSVASGECLKNINGHSSSVKSVCYSPDGNKILSGSNDKTIKEWLVESGECLQTLQGHFAGVSCVSYSPNGKKILSGSNDGIIKEWSVDSGECLLSLVGHNNRVLSVSYYPNGEKILSSSRDSKVKEWLVTSGECLKTLIGHSSSSGVCYSPDGKRILSCSVDNTIKEWSVASGEYLPILQTNTNEVMNVCYSPDGKKILLSLWLSKVEEWSVECGECILTLHNEVGLLVQGCDFSHCHPDSVFTEDEKERLRQYGAVFDEKDREDWEAAIAEARNGLEDDKN; translated from the coding sequence GTGTTGAAAAACCATTATGGCTTTTCGGAGACTGACTTGATTGTCGAACCTTTGTTCAATAAAGAGGCCACCAAAAGCAATATCTACGATGAACTGTATCGCCTGGTTTCCGATATCGACGAACAGGGAAAAACACTCATTAGCCCTGATGATAACCTGATCATCTATTTTGCTGGTCATGGCCATTTGGACGAAAAAATAAAGGAAGGTTATTGGATTCCGTATGATGGCCCTCATCCTAAAAAAGTGCAGCCATCCGAATTTGAAGAAAAGACGATTTCGGTAGGCAAAGTCGTGCCCATCTTATCCAGCATCAAAGCACACCATATCGTCCTCATTGTAGATGCATGTTTTCCACAGACTTTTGCGCGGATGACCTTAAATCTTCCGTCAAATGGCGATCCCAATCACCCCGAAGAAATGCCGTCCCGCTGGGTGTTGACCTCTGGCAGGTTGGAACCCGTGCCCGACAAGAGCCCTTTTGCGGAAAACCTGAGGGATTTGCTCGAATGTAATCCAAATCCCAAAATCTCCATCGATGTACTTGGCGGACAAATCAAAGAACGGGTTCCCAAAGCTTGGCGTGACCATCTGACCGACAAAACCAACGCTGGTGGAGATTTTTTCTTCTATCGCCAAAGCCCCACCACTAGAACTGATCAGGCACCTCAACCAGGCATCTCCACAGCAACCCTCCCCGAACGAATGCGGCAAGGTTCGCAACAATACCTCGAACGTTTAAAAGCTGGACGTTTCAAATACTTGCGCATCGAAAAATTGCTGCTGACGGAAACCAACTTGCCGGATTTTGTGGACACCCAGGTCAAAGTCCAGGAACAGGTATCACCTCTCCAAAAAGCGGTACAATCACTCTGGGGACAGGCTCAACCCCATGCAGTAGTATTAGGCGAAGGTGGCATGGGCAAAACCGTATCTCTGCTCCGACTCTGGGAAGATTGGCTAGACACCCAAGCCGCAGCTATCCCAGTATTTATCGCTCTCAACGAATACAATGCTCTACATGAGGCGGATCGCTCTGATTTTGTACTGCGCAGCATCGCCCGCAATTGCGGCTTGGCAGAAAGCTTAACCGACGAGTGGAAAAACGCCCTCTGGGACATCCTGCGTAAACCGCGCCCGGACAGTGAGCCGTCCATCCTTTTGCTGCTCGACGGTTTCAATGAAGTAAGCGCTGAGCGCACCCCCTTGCTTATCGAACTCAACCGCCTGGCACAGGAGGCGAAGGGGATACAAATGGTCATCACCTCGCGTTATGTCGAAATCCGTAATTTCCAATGGGCCCAGCAATCCGAAATATTGGAACTACAAGCCCTCCCAACAGACAAGATAGAAGACTATTTGAATAAGCTAAGTTTGCCTTTACCCAAGGACGAGGCCATGTTCCAACTTTTGGGGAATCCCATGATGTTGACCATTTATGCTGGCTCCAGTCAGATCGCCCAACATTATGCTTCGGATAGTCGCTTTCGTTTTTTACCTGCACAGTCGGTCGGTGAACTGCTTTGGAATTTCACCGAAGCCCAATTGGTTAAAAACTACGAGGACAATGCCCACGATCCCGACGAGCAGATTTGGCATCGTTTTCTACTACGCTGCCTTTTGCCTTACCTCGCTTATCGCATAGAGGAGCAGGGAGATTTTTTCCTAGCCTATCGCCGCCGGAGCAACCCCGATTTCAACTTTCAAGTGCTTTTGGACGAAGCATTTGTGGAACTCAACCGAGAGGAACTGACCGATATTTTTCCGGAATTTGCCGGCAAACGCGCCTTGCTCGGCTTGGGCGAACTACCCGACTTAGACGCTCGAGAACAACGCGCTCGCCGCGTACGCGAATATTTGGTGGAAAAACTCACTCTCCTGGTGCTGGAAAAAGACGAACTCCGCTTCCTGCACCAAAATTTCCGCGACTTTTTTGCGGCCTGTCATTTGCTGAATATGGCAGATATGGGCATTCCTGCACCTTACTGGACAACCCGCGCCCTGCCTGTCTATCTGCGCCGGATGCTGGGGCAAATCGAAGGCGAACACCACTACGACCCACAAAAAGTATTGGCAGCCACGCCTATGCTCGGCTTTCAAGCCCAAAACCGCCTCGCCCTGCTGCTCAATCAATGTCGAGGAACCTTCCACGACGAACCAACTCAAACGGCTGTAATGAATTTGGTTAGAACTCTTGCCGATAGCCGAAAAACTTTAGCTGGCGTAAATCTGAAGGTACTGGATTTGCAAAAGATTTATTTTAATGGTATTCCTCTTTCTGCACAGCGGCAATACAACTATCTTAAGGTTCAGTTAAATGACAGTTTGATAAAAGGAAATCTCCTTTTTGCACAAGGCCATTCTGCTGAGGTTAGTAGTATATGTTACAGCCCGGATGGTAAAAAAATTTTGTCGGGATCCTTTGACAAGACGGTGAAAGAATGGTCAGTGGAAAGTGGAGAATGTCTGCAAACGCTGCATGGGCATTCAGGTTTCGTTAATAGTGTGAGTTACAGTCCAGATGGTAAAAAGATTTTGTCAGGGTCAGATGATAGGATGGTGAAAGAATGGTTAGTATCTAGCGGGGAATGCTTGCAAACGCTGAAAGAGCATGACAATAGTGTCAGTAGTGTGTGTTACAGTGTGGACGGTAAAAAGATTTTGTCAGGATCCGATGACAAGACGGTGAAAGAATGGTCAGTGGAAAGCGGGAAATGCTTGCAAACTCTACAAGGACATGGCAATAGGGTCATAAGTGTAATTTACAGTCCAGATGGTAAAAAGATTTTATCAGGGTCAGTTGATAGGACTGTGAAGGAATGGTTAGTGTCTAGCGGAGAATGCCTTCGAACCCTACAAGGGCATGACAGCTGGGTCATGAGCGTGTGTTATAGCCCGGATGGAAAAAAGATATTGTCGGGGTCAGGTGACAAGACAGTGAAAGAATGGTTGGTAGACAGCGGAGAATGTCTTCGAACCCTACAAGGGCATGACAATTGGGTCATGAGCGTGTGTTACAGCCCTGATGGAAAAAAGATATTGTCGGGGTCGAGGGACAAGACAATTAAAGAATGGTCGGTACTAAGTATGGAATGCTTAAAAACATTTAAAGGGCATTCTGAGTGGGTCATGAGCGTGAGTTACAGCCCGAACGGGAAAAAGATTTTGTCGGGTTCAGCTGACCTTACAATTAAAGAATTGATGGTTGCCAGTGGGGAATGTCTGAACACTTTGCAAAAGAAGGTTTCCTTTGTTATAAGTTCATGCTACAGTTCAGATGGTAATAAAATTATTTCAACATCGATGGACGACACGTTGAAAGAATGGTCAGTTTCTAGTGGGAAATGCCTGCAAACCCTAAAAGGGCATTCTGACTGGATCAGTAGTGTTTGCTATAGCTCAGATGGCAAAAAGATTTTGTCAGGTTCAGATGACTGTATCGTGAAAGAGTGGTCTGTCGCCAGTGGTGAATGCTTGAAAAACATTAACGGACATTCATCCTCGGTCAAGAGTGTGTGTTACAGTCCCGATGGAAATAAGATATTGTCGGGTTCAAATGATAAGACTATAAAAGAATGGTTAGTCGAAAGTGGCGAATGCTTGCAAACCTTGCAAGGGCATTTCGCTGGGGTTAGTTGCGTAAGTTATAGCCCAAATGGCAAAAAGATTTTGTCAGGTTCAAATGATGGTATAATTAAAGAATGGTCGGTTGATAGTGGGGAATGCTTGCTAAGCCTTGTAGGACATAACAACCGTGTCCTAAGTGTAAGTTACTACCCAAACGGGGAGAAGATATTGTCGAGTTCGCGAGACAGTAAGGTGAAAGAATGGTTGGTTACAAGTGGGGAATGCCTGAAAACCCTAATAGGGCATTCTAGTTCCAGTGGTGTGTGCTATAGCCCGGATGGAAAAAGGATTTTGTCATGTTCAGTTGATAATACCATAAAAGAATGGTCTGTAGCTAGTGGCGAATACCTACCAATCCTACAAACTAATACTAATGAGGTCATGAATGTCTGTTACAGTCCTGACGGAAAAAAGATCTTGTTAAGTTTATGGTTAAGCAAGGTTGAAGAATGGTCGGTAGAATGCGGGGAATGTATTTTAACCTTGCACAATGAAGTTGGTTTACTTGTGCAGGGTTGCGATTTCAGCCACTGTCATCCGGATTCTGTTTTCACAGAGGATGAAAAAGAGCGCCTGCGGCAATACGGAGCTGTCTTCGATGAAAAAGACCGAGAGGACTGGGAAGCAGCGATAGCTGAGGCGCGGAACGGTTTGGAAGATGATAAAAATTGA